In the genome of Actinomycetota bacterium, the window CTCGAGGTCCGTCAGCACGAAGTGCTCCTCGGGCGAGCGCGGCGGCAGGGCGATGCCCTTGACCTCGGCGCCGAGCTCCATCAGCCAGATGGCGAGCCAGGAGCCCTTGAAGCCGGTGTGCCCGGTGACGAGCACGCGCTTGCCGCGGTAGATGTCGGAGAACGATGCCACGCGCCTACTCCCAGACCTTCCAGGGCGCCTGCCCCTTGATCCACAGGCCCTCGAGGTAGTCACGTTCGCGCGCGGTGTCCATGCACTGCCAGAACCCGTCGTGCACGCGCACGCGCAGGCCGCCTTCTTCGGCGAGGTCCTGCAGTGCGCCGAACTCGAGGTCGCAGTCCTCGGCGTCGGTGAGGCGGCCGAGGAACG includes:
- a CDS encoding NAD-dependent epimerase/dehydratase family protein, with the protein product MTTSRACGSRGRRPGRSGSRRVASFSDIYRGKRVLVTGHTGFKGSWLAIWLMELGAEVKGIALPPRSPEEHFVLTDLEHRMDSGFVDVRDRAAVREVVGSFRPDVVFHLAAQAIVRDSYEVPVETFDTNVMGTVHVLDALREVDCCSAAVM